A region of Rhodamnia argentea isolate NSW1041297 chromosome 9, ASM2092103v1, whole genome shotgun sequence DNA encodes the following proteins:
- the LOC125316705 gene encoding cytochrome P450 710A1-like: MTSSSSSLFASLSSLAPHLFSLLALLVLLEQVSYLLKKRSLPGPPLVLPFLGNAVRLVADPTVFWDRQSRLAASSPLGLSANYVVGRFILFVRDSELSHRVFANVRPDAFHLVGHPFGKKLFGEHNLIYMMGQDHKDLRRRIAPNFTPKALSTYTSLQQIIILKHLKRWVDLSSPPAAASGEPRKPIVLRLLARDMNLETSQTVFAGPYLSREARERFNVDYNLFNVGLMTLPFDLPGFAFREARLAVDRLVETLAACAGKSKERMARGEEPCCLIDFWMQETAREVGAAREAGEESPPHSGDREIGGHLFDFLFAAQDASTSSLLWAVTLLDSHPQVLAKVREEVAGIWLPDSDPLIASDQLREMRYTEAVAREVLRYRAPATMVPHIASEEFALTDTYMVPKGTIVFPSVFESSFQGFTEPDRFDPDRFSEERREDQVYKRNFLAFGAGAHQCVGQRYALNHLMLFIAMFAALVDFQRDRTDGCDEITYVPTICPKDGCRVSLSVRCAQFPRLSLR, encoded by the exons atgacctcctcctcctcctccttgttcgcttctctctcctccctcgcaccccatctcttctctctcctcgccctcctcgtcctcctcgagCAGGTCTCTTACCTCCTCAAGAAGCGCTCCCTCCCCGGCCCGCCCCTCGTCCTCCCCTTCCTCGGCAACGCCGTCCGGCTGGTCGCCGACCCGACCGTCTTCTGGGACCGCCAGTCCCGCCTCGCCGCCTCGTCCCCGCTCGGCCTCTCCGCCAACTACGTCGTCGGCCGCTTCATCCTCTTCGTCCGCGACTCCGAGCTATCCCACCGGGTCTTCGCCAACGTCCGGCCCGACGCCTTCCACCTCGTCGGCCACCCCTTCGGCAAGAAGCTCTTCGGCGAGCACAACCTGATTTACATGATGGGCCAGGACCACAAGGACCTCCGCCGCCGCATCGCCCCCAACTTCACCCCCAAGGCCCTCTCCACCTACACCTCCCTCCAGCAGATCATAATTCTCAAGCATCTCAAGAGATGGGTCGATCTTTCATCGCCACCGGCGGCGGCGTCGGGTGAGCCGCGAAAGCCCATCGTGCTCCGGCTACTCGCCCGTGACATGAACCTTGAGACCTCCCAGACTGTCTTTGCAG GGCCGTACTTGAGCCGAGAAGCTCGCGAGAGGTTCAATGTGGACTACAATCTGTTCAACGTGGGGCTGATGACGCTGCCCTTCGACTTGCCCGGGTTCGCCTTCCGGGAGGCGAGGCTCGCCGTCGACCGGCTCGTGGAGACCCTGGCGGCGTGCGCGGGGAAGAGCAAGGAGAGGATGGCGAGAGGGGAGGAGCCGTGCTGCCTCATCGACTTCTGGATGCAGGAGACGGCGAGGGAGGTCGGCGCCGCAAGGGAGGCGGGGGAGGAGTCGCCGCCGCACTCGGGGGACAGGGAAATCGGCGGCCACCTCTTCGACTTCTTGTTCGCGGCTCAGGACGCGTCCACTTCGTCGCTGCTGTGGGCCGTCACACTCCTTGACTCGCATCCGCAGGTTCTTGCGAAG GTGCGTGAAGAGGTTGCCGGAATCTGGTTGCCGGATTCGGACCCATTGATCGCCAGCGACCAGCTGAGGGAGATGAGGTACACGGAGGCGGTGGCGCGTGAGGTCCTACGGTACCGGGCCCCGGCGACAATGGTCCCCCACATCGCCAGCGAGGAGTTCGCGTTGACCGACACCTACATGGTCCCGAAGGGCACCATCGTCTTTCCCTCGGTGTTCGAATCCTCATTTCAG GGGTTCACCGAACCGGACCGATTCGACCCGGACCGGTTCTCGGAGGAGCGGCGGGAGGACCAGGTCTACAAGAGGAACTTCTTGGCCTTCGGGGCCGGGGCCCACCAGTGCGTGGGCCAGAGGTACGCGCTGAACCACCTGATGCTCTTCATCGCAATGTTCGCGGCGCTGGTCGACTTCCAGCGGGACCGGACGGACGGCTGCGACGAGATCACGTATGTCCCGACCATCTGCCCCAAGGACGGTTGCAGGGTCTCCCTGTCCGTGCGATGCGCTCAGTTCCCCCGGCTCTCCCTGCGTTGA